AAGTAGAAGAGGCTGTTTTAAAAGGAAATTTCTTAAAAAATGATAAAATTCTTTAATGTATCTGTAGCATTCTTCGGAGAAAAAAAAGCTTTAGATAATATTTCTCTTAAAATTGATAAAGGTGAGTTTGTATATATTACCGGTGCAAGTGGTGCAGGGAAATCTACCCTATTAAAGCTAATATATGCCGACCTTTTCCCCACAAGAGGTGTAGTACTAATATCAAACAAAGATATCACAAATATTACCGAAAGAAGCATTCCTTACCTCAGAAGAAATATCGGTGTAATATTTCAAGATTTTAAATTATTAGAGAATAAGACTGTCTTTGAAAATATTTTTATGACTCTTGAAATATTTTATATGGACTCAAAACAGATAGAGGAAAGGATTTTTTCCCTTCTCAGAAGGCTTGGACTTTTCAGCAGAAGAGATACAATAGTAAAAAAACTTTCCGGTGGTGAAAAACAAAGGGTTGCAATTGCAAGGGCATTAATCAACGAGCCATCTATTGTATTGGCAGATGAACCTACAGGCAACTTAGACCCGGAAAGAGCAGAAGATATAATAAAACTTTTAAAAGATATAGCCAATCAAGGGAGTACTGTACTTGTGGCAACCCATGACAAACATCTTATAGAAAAGTTTGGTGGTAGAACAATTTATCTTAAAAACGGAAAAATAGAGGCTGACAGCAAAACTGATGAAAAAATTTTTATATCTGATAAATAAAGGGTTTGTATTTTACAAATCCAACTTTAAGACTTCTCTAATATCACTTCTGACGCTTACTACTATATTTTTTATATATCAATTCCTTTTCACTATAGGCTACTCTACGAATATGTTTTTTAATAACCTTTCTTCCGTTCAAAATGTAAGGGTATACCTTAAAACAGACGATAATGAATCAATTAATGAATTTATAAAAAATATCAAAATTCTCAATTCGGTTGAAAGTGTGACATACTATTCCAAAGATGACTCTTATAATTACTTAAAAAATAATACTTATGATCTTAAATACATTGAAAATATTTCTAAAGATTATTTTCCTTCTTTTATTGAAATTCAATTAAAAGATAAATTTAAGGATATAATTTTTATAAACCAAATCAAGAATGAAATAGGCAAGTTTGATATTGTTGATGTTGCTTCATTTGGGGAACAGTGGGTATTAAAGTTTGCATCCCTAAAATATTCTTTGCAAATATTTATACTTTTTGTAACAATTCTACTTTCAATATCTGTGGCTTTTATCTCAATGAATGTAATTAGTCTTAACCTTTACAAGTTTAGAGAAGAGATTAAAATATACAGCCTTGTTGGTGCTACAAAAGCATTCATTATAATTCCCTTTATTTTTGCAACTGTAGTTGAGTTTTTTGTTAGTTTTATTGTCTCATTGGGTTTAAATA
This genomic stretch from Deferrivibrio essentukiensis harbors:
- a CDS encoding cell division protein FtsX is translated as MKKFLYLINKGFVFYKSNFKTSLISLLTLTTIFFIYQFLFTIGYSTNMFFNNLSSVQNVRVYLKTDDNESINEFIKNIKILNSVESVTYYSKDDSYNYLKNNTYDLKYIENISKDYFPSFIEIQLKDKFKDIIFINQIKNEIGKFDIVDVASFGEQWVLKFASLKYSLQIFILFVTILLSISVAFISMNVISLNLYKFREEIKIYSLVGATKAFIIIPFIFATVVEFFVSFIVSLGLNTAVFYSLNTTIMPAVSLNFIRIPNIYIYSLMAIYFFSISIFSSYFTSVKFLRKASKIDE
- the ftsE gene encoding cell division ATP-binding protein FtsE; translated protein: MIKFFNVSVAFFGEKKALDNISLKIDKGEFVYITGASGAGKSTLLKLIYADLFPTRGVVLISNKDITNITERSIPYLRRNIGVIFQDFKLLENKTVFENIFMTLEIFYMDSKQIEERIFSLLRRLGLFSRRDTIVKKLSGGEKQRVAIARALINEPSIVLADEPTGNLDPERAEDIIKLLKDIANQGSTVLVATHDKHLIEKFGGRTIYLKNGKIEADSKTDEKIFISDK